A part of Drosophila ananassae strain 14024-0371.13 chromosome 2R, ASM1763931v2, whole genome shotgun sequence genomic DNA contains:
- the LOC6507255 gene encoding enhancer of split malpha protein, with protein sequence MSFITREYKFENSMMVQQKSDQHTMAMRSLKKLVKPLLRLVKKKQLLRKTLAEIQAQNAVNASLEDMRKDPAASCDNMANEQLEQRLYTDLRQCPDNVAMIVQQGQEQRIVPVHPEQTFIPVHFARTSSGTFFWTSADAVRQHQEQQLRQQFDRWVQA encoded by the coding sequence ATGTCGTTCATCACACGGGAATACAAGTTTGAGAACAGCATGATGGTGCAGCAGAAATCAGATCAGCATACGATGGCCATGCGGAGTCTGAAGAAACTGGTCAAACCGCTGCTGCGGCTggtgaagaagaagcagctcCTCCGGAAGACCCTCGCCGAGATCCAGGCCCAGAATGCAGTCAACGCCTCGCTGGAGGATATGCGAAAAGATCCCGCCGCCAGTTGCGACAACATGGCCAACGAGCAGTTGGAGCAGCGACTGTACACCGATCTCCGCCAGTGCCCCGACAACGTGGCCATGATCGTCCAGCAGGGTCAGGAGCAGCGGATCGTGCCCGTCCATCCCGAGCAGACCTTCATCCCGGTGCACTTTGCCCGCACCAGCAGTGGCACCTTCTTCTGGACCTCCGCCGACGCCGTTCGCCAGCACCAGGAGCAGCAGCTTCGCCAGCAGTTCGACCGTTGGGTCCAGGCCTAG
- the LOC6507803 gene encoding uncharacterized protein LOC6507803: MFAEAAISTANSNGVSEKQSLTGASANMKKLLKSFKRIFKNSKSSGEKQVAELLYHTCHTEEEHQNWLNEQLEAKQISLRH; this comes from the coding sequence ATGTTCGCCGAAGCAGCTATTTCCACCGCCAACTCCAACGGAGTTTCTGAGAAACAATCTCTCACTGGTGCCTCCGCCAACATGAAGAAGCTGCTGAAGTCCTTCAAGAGGATCTTCAAGAACTCCAAGTCCAGTGGAGAGAAGCAAGTCGCCGAGCTGCTCTACCACACTTGCCACACCGAGGAGGAGCACCAGAACTGGCTCAACGAGCAACTGGAGGCCAAGCAAATCAGCCTCCGCCATTGA
- the LOC6507254 gene encoding echinoderm microtubule-associated protein-like CG42247 isoform X2: MYIDEDSEESSPFVMLTSPTKSWPASYGKKNGMWYASPGNQGWGSKPASRKPSIMEADLGTLSTTSGSIKRSAGRVIRIINNLDHSVQCRVLLNLRTSQPFEEVLEDLGQVLKINGAKKMYTGTGQEVRSFSQLRNEFADVDTFYLATGTALIAGSPIRRSRSRPSVVAAAPILPTDELPKVPLRGARPRSKSRPRILYAPESEILRPNGEYTMLDIMKEEPTKVTIRGLRRTFYPPVHHAPADNSPPDKKLQLQWVHGYRGIDARRNLWVLPSGELLYYVAAVAVLFDRDEDAQRHYTGHTEDIMCMDVHPSRELVASGQKAGRDRKSQAHVRIWSTESLQTLYVFGMGELDSGVTAVAFSQLNGGSYILAVDSGRESILSVWQWQWGHLLGKVATLQEGLSGAAFHPLDDNLIITHGRGHLAFWHRRKDGFFERTDIVKQPSRSHVTSVQFEPDGDVITADSDGFITIYSVDSDGAYFVRTEFEAHNKGIGCLIMLGEGTLLSGGEKDRKIAAWDSLQNYKKIADTKLPEAAGGVRTIYPQRPGRNDGNIYVGTTRNNILEGSLQRRFTQVVFGHGRQLWGLAAHPDDELYATAGHDKHVALWRKNKLIWTIQTGYECVALAFHPFGTLAAGSTEGHLLVINCENGAVMLTLRVCGSPINCVSYNQVGDMIAMGSQNGSIYLFRVSRDGFSYKKVNKIRGSQPLTHLDWSMDGNFVQTVTIDFDLLFWDAKSLSPERSPIAMKDVKWLTNNCTVGFLVAGQWSNRYYSGTNTIVATCSRSAGHDMLASGDAEGYLRLFRYPCISPRAEFHESKVYSGMLACVRFLCGDHTLITVGGTDASLMVWDIVEE, translated from the exons ATGTACATCGACGAGGATAGCGAGGAAAGTTCGCCCTTTGTGATGCTCACATCCCCCACGAAGTCTTGG CCGGCCAGCTACGGTAAGAAGAACGGGATGTGGTATGCATCGCCTGGAAATCAGGGCTGGGGCTCCAAGCCCGCCAGTCGGAAGCCCTCAATAATGGAAGCGGATTTGGGCACATTATCGACCacatcaggctcgataaaacGCAGCGCCGGCCGTGTGATACGCATCATCAATAATTTGGATCATTCGGTGCAG TGTCGCGTTTTGTTGAACCTACGCACCTCACAGCCGTTCGAGGAAGTGCTCGAGGATTTGGGTCAAGTGCTGAAAATTAACGGAGCAAAGAAAATGTACACAGGCACTGGCCAGGAG GTTCGCAGTTTCTCTCAACTGAGAAACGAGTTCGCTGACGTAGACACCTTCTATTTGGCCACGGGAACGGCCCTCATCGCCGGCTCGCCCATCCGGCGCTCTCGCTCCCGCCCCTCGGTGGTGGCCGCTGCACCCATACTGCCCACGGATGAGCTGCCCAAGGTACCGTTGCGCGGGGCCCGGCCCAGGAGCAAGAGCCGGCCAAGGATACTGTACGCGCCGGAGAGCGAGATCCTGCGACCGAATGGGGAGTACACCATGCTAGATATCATGAAAGAGGAGCCCACCAAAGTGACGATTCGGGGGCTAAGGCGCACCTTCTATCCGCCCGTACACCATGCCCCGGCGGACAACTCCCCGCCGGACAAAAAACTGCAGCTTCAATGGGT CCATGGCTACCGCGGCATTGATGCCCGGCGTAATCTCTGGGTTCTGCCCTCCGGAGAACTGCTCTACTATGTGGCCGCTGTGGCCGTGCTTTTCGATCGGGATGAGGACGCCCAGAGGCACTACACAGGACACACCGAGGACATTATGTG CATGGACGTTCATCCCTCTAGGGAACTGGTGGCCTCAGGGCAGAAGGCTGGACGAGATCGCAAATCGCAAGCACACGTTCGCATCTGGAGCACCGAGTCCTTGCAGACCCTTTACGTTTTCGGGATGGGCGAACTGGACAGCGGGGTGACCGCCGTGGCCTTCTCGCAATTG AATGGCGGCAGCTACATCCTGGCAGTGGACAGTGGCCGTGAAAGTATCCTGTCGGTGTGGCAATGGCAGTGGGGTCATCTGCTGGGGAAAGTGGCC ACCCTGCAGGAGGGATTGTCGGGGGCGGCGTTCCACCCGCTGGACGATAACCTCATCATCACCCATGGTCGTGGCCACCTGGCCTTCTGGCACCGGCGCAAGGATGGCTTCTTCGAGCGAACAGACATCGTTAAGCAGCCGTCGCGTTCCCATGTCACCAGCGTGCAGTTCGAGCCGGACGGAGATGTAATCACGGCCGACTCGGATGGCTTTATTACCATCTACTCGGTGGACTCCGACGGGGCCTATTTCGTCCGCACGGAGTTCGAGGCCCACAACAAGGGCATCGGGTGCCTGATCATGCTGGGCGAGGGCACCCTGCTATCTGGCGGAGAGAAGGATCGCAAGATTGCAGCCTGGGACTCCCTGCAGAACTACAAGAAGATAGCCGATACTAAG CTCCCTGAAGCCGCTGGCGGCGTGAGGACCATCTACCCGCAGCGTCCGGGTCGCAATGACGGCAACATCTATGTGGGCACCACGCGAAACAACATCCTGGAGGGTTCCCTGCAGCGCCGCTTCACTCAGGTGGTCTTCGGCCACGGGCGACAGCTCTGGGGCCTGGCCGCACATCCGGACGACGAGCTGTACGCCACCGCCGGGCACGACAAGCACGTGGCTCTCTGGCGAAAGAACAAGCTAATCTGGACCATTCAGACGGGCTACGAGTGCGTCGCCCTGGCATTCCATCCCTTTGGCACTCTGGCTGCTGGCAGCACCGAGGGCCATCTGCTCGTCATCAACTGCGAGAACGGAGCGGTCATGTTGACGCTGCGCGTCTGTGGATCGCCCATCAACTGTGTGTCCTACAACCAGG TGGGCGATATGATCGCCATGGGCTCGCAGAATGGCAGCATTTATCTGTTTCGCGTTTCTCGCGATGGCTTCTCCTACAAGAAGGTCAACAAGATTCGTGGCTCCCAGCCGCTGACCCATCTGGACTGGAGCATGGACGGAAACTTTGTCCAAACGGTGACCATTGACTTTGACTTGCTCTTCTGGGACGCCAAGTCACTGTCCCCGGAGCGCAGTCCAATTGCCATGAAGGACGTCAAGTGGCTGACCAACAACTGCACCGTGGGCTTCCTGGTGGCGGGTCAGTGGAGCAATCGCTACTACAGCGGCACCAACACCATCGTAGCAACCTGCAGTCGTTCCGCGGGGCATGATATGTTGGCCTCCGGGGATGCCGAGGGATACTTGAGATTATTTAG ATACCCCTGCATCTCGCCCCGCGCCGAGTTCCACGAATCGAAGGTGTACTCCGGAATGCTGGCCTGCGTCCGGTTCCTGTGCGGCGACCACACGCTCATCACAGTGGGCGGCACAGACGCTTCCCTGATGGTGTGGGACATTGTCGAGGAATAG
- the LOC6507256 gene encoding uncharacterized protein LOC6507256, translating to MAYETLLNTTYSPACQKKNTYTPAKAVKKLLKVASKIFKTSGHHQPLKNPTIPKELPSPISDEELQNSLNETLEAELEQL from the coding sequence ATGGCCTACGAAACTCTGCTGAACACCACCTACAGCCCAGCCTGCCAGAAGAAGAACACCTACACCCCGGCAAAGGCCGTGAAGAAGCTCCTCAAGGTGGCCAGCAAAATCTTCAAGACATCGGGTCACCACCAGCCCCTCAAGAACCCGACCATCCCGAAGGAGCTGCCTTCGCCAATCTCCGATGAAGAGCTGCAGAACTCTTTAAACGAGACACTTGAAGCCGAGCTCGAGCAACTGTGA
- the LOC6507257 gene encoding enhancer of split malpha protein — protein MSAISKQKNFNTMYKSKVSPSRRLKNLLKPLLGHVFNLKKEQQPKRSSYIASEEKEAEFEWLSNDMDNMANEHLENRLIDEIRQCAKEDAVIIYNENGSGELMTMDQEDYYVPVHFARTNAGTFFWTSIQPKSEPYAIEWNFLDRWAQA, from the coding sequence ATGTCGGCCATCAGCAAGCAGAAGAACTTCAACACCATGTACAAGTCAAAGGTATCACCATCCCGCCGTCTCAAGAACCTGCTGAAGCCGCTCCTGGGCCATGTCTTCAACCTGAAGAAGGAGCAGCAGCCCAAGCGCAGCTCCTACATCGCCTCCGAGGAGAAGGAGGCCGAGTTCGAGTGGCTCAGCAACGATATGGACAACATGGCCAACGAGCATCTGGAGAATCGCCTGATCGACGAGATCCGGCAGTGTGCCAAGGAGGACGCCGTCATCATCTACAACGAAAACGGCTCCGGCGAACTGATGACCATGGATCAGGAGGATTACTACGTTCCAGTCCACTTCGCTCGCACCAATGCCGGCACCTTCTTCTGGACATCGATTCAGCCCAAGTCCGAGCCCTATGCCATCGAGTGGAACTTCCTGGACCGATGGGCTCAGGCGTGA